The window GGAATCGTTCCCACTATAGGTAAGCGGACAAAGCCTTCCATATCTTCCAGAGTCCGCAGCTTTGTATCCATAGAGTGCACAATAAAGGCAAACCCCACTCCTAAGCCAAGCCCCAGAATTATTCCCACCAGAATATTCATTGATACTCTTGGTTTAATCGGAATAGTAGGACGATTTGCATAATCAATAATGCGAATATTGCCAACTTTTGCTTGCTCGGCAATCTTAGCATCCTCATACTTCTCCATCATAATACCGTGTATCTTACTATCCAGCATCATATTTCTGGAAAGTCGGGCAAGCTCCAATTCGGTATTTGGAAGAGATATAATACGTTGTTCATACATCTCTTTGGTTTGCTCAAGTCCATTTACCCTTGTCCGCGCCAATTCGAGATCGATACTTGCCTGAATAATCCTACTTACCAAATCGCTTCTCGTAGAAAGTGGATCTGAGGGTACAGTAACACTAATCAGCTTCTTGACTTCTCGATCAAGGTTTTCTCTGGTATTTTCCAATTCCCGGTTTAAAAGAATAATCTGAGGATGATCTAAGGGATACTCATTTTTAGTTATGAGCTTAGTAATCAATGCTTGAGTTTCAACAACTTGTTTACGCAATTCAACAAGGTAAGGGGTTTGAATTATATTGTCTACATCAACCATCAGCGAATCTTGGTCTCGTAGCTGCTTAGAAAGAAGATCCAGGCTTTTTGCCTTAACTGCCATTTCGGTTAGGGCAGATTCCAATTCTGCTTCCAGTTCTGAAGATTGCTCAATAAGCTTTACTGTTTCTGTACTTAATTCTGTTAAGCGGTTGAGATTCTTAAACTCTCGAAGATCGTTTTCTGATGCCTGTAACCGTCTGCTAATAGCATCAAGTTGGGTCTCCAAAAATTCCCTGATTGTGGTAAATTCTAGTCTAGCAAATTGAGTGTTCTGCTGCTGAATAGCTTCTGCAACTGCGTTAACCGCTGCCTGTGCTTCTATGGGGCTGGTAGATTCTATGGATATTGTCAATAAATCTGTATCGCGCTTGGATTCTACGGATACATTAGCTAATCCTCCGGGAGGATTTGCCAATGACGCTATCGGAAAAAGATCCCAATCAGGATATTTTTTCATAATCTCCCAAGCCAGGCTCAAGGTTGGCTTACTCTTAATAAGCTCAATTTGGTTATTAATGCTATTTCTGCCTATACCGGGAGTAGCCATCATTAAAAAGCCAGCATTACTATTCTGATCTTCCAAAAGAATTCTCGAAGTAGCAGAATAGATCTTTGGTTGACGAGCAGTATAGAAGATTGTCCCAGCCATAACAAACACAAAGATCATTACAATTAGATATCGGTATTGCAGAACTATTCGCAAATAATCTGACAGCTTTATTTCGTCTTGAATTGGTTGATTCTGGATATTATTTTCCACTTGAGCCTTCCTTGGAGTTATAATCCGCTAACAAGATTGTAAACGCTGAGTGCAATTGCTGCTTTGGAGAGAAAATCTGCAACGCGTGAGAATGCATAGAATATTGTTCCAGATACCACAATAGTATCTCCGGGTTTCATTTCTGGTATTAAGGATGTATCGCCAGATTCGAGATATTCCTTAAAATTTACCCAGATCACTTTTTCACCCTCTTCCGATGGGCGGACAATGCGAATTTTTGAGAGTTTGGCATCTTCTCTCGGACCGCCAGCAAGAGCCAGTAAGGTAAGAAAATCTGTATCATCCGGCACAACATACAGCCCCGGCTTGGCTACTTGCCCCAAAATATATGTATTCATTTTCAGCTTTTCTACTCCGCTTCTAATGCCGTCAAAAGTATAAGCCGAGATATTACTGGATGGCGTAAACGTCATCGTGGTTTGGCTGAATAATGTTAAACTTATACAGATCAATAGGATCGCAAACAGAATCTTCTTCACATTTTCCTCTTTTGCATTTTACGTAAAAATCCTGAGCTTGTCTTTCCAGTCAAGCATTTTTTCTTGAACATACCCGCAACCCCTTGCTTCATCGAGGTAATAGCGAAGATTCCAGCTAAGTTCATCCCGCATACTAAGCAAGATCTCAGCCGTAAGCTCTGGTAGCTCATCGATAGTGATTTGGGATAGGTATAGGTTTTGAAATACAATCATGCCAACAAATATCGGCTACTGGCTTGTAGTAAAGCAACGTTCTATGGATTCAGAACCCATATACATCTGTTTATCTGCATCCCAGTCGAAATAATCTACTCTCCACCGGAGTGTAGAGCCAATGGTTATAGGAGGATTAAGAATAGGTAATTGAATCTCAAGAAGATCATCATCCTCTGCAGTAGGATACATGTCTTCACTCCAGATTAGGGAGTTGTCTTGATTCCACAGCAAAACTCTGTAAAAACCAGTGCCATCATCGGCTCTTGTCCATTGAAACCTCAATCCGTCAGGATTTATATATGCATTATCCGCTGGAGATATTGGCTGTGTCTTGTGGAGTATTGCATAAAATACTGTATCCGATATTGTGCTGTTACCGCTGATATCAAACAACTCGATAAAGTAAGAATACCATCTTTCTACTTCCAGAGGACCTTGATCCAGATAGTAATCCTCATTAGCAGGACGATTTGCTATCTCTATCGGTTCAGGCTCAAAACCGGAGAAACGAAATACTTTAAAATGGCTAAGGTCGTTATCTTGAAATGCTTTCCACGAAATACGAATCCAATTTCCCTCAGGCACTGTATCAATGCCATTATTCTCTTCGGTTAGATCAATATCATTCCCATTATCATCAGTGTATATAGCTCCATATTGAGAATCCCCTCTGTGGGGTATAAGGATAGGGCGCGTAGGTGGGGTGTTATCTTTTGCTGGTTCGTCTTCTCCAGAACACGAAAAAAGAAGCAATGCAACCAGCAGAATCCAAATTATGTGTTTCATCTTGTCTCCTAAAATTTTACTCTTAACCCTAATCTGTTGCTTATCCCAATGGGATTTGTAATAAGAGCATAATCTATAAAAATACCATAAACCTTAAGGCTTGCTCCACAACTAAAATTCTTATCGTAATATCCAATTCGTAGATTTGCTCGCTCATCATAATTCCAATCTAAACCATAGTGACTTGTACCCTGATACACATAGTCATAATCGTATGCCAGTGAGAAAACGCTCTTTATCGAAGTTATTGGTTGAATTAAGGCAATTCCTGTTTTGGTATTGAAAAGCACCTTATCTCTCATTTCACTATTTGTGTCCCATAGAATTGAGGTGCCAGCAACATCTTGGAAGTTGATACCAAAATTCAGATCCCCAAGAGAATCCTCATCAAAGAGTACAGCCATATCTGTACGAAGTTTAACTCCCAAGTCTAAACCAGTTCCAGATCCGAGATTGTCTTTTATTCGGCGTTGAATAAATTTTACATTGCCACCCATACCTAATTCAAAGGGTATTTCGAAAAACTGCCACCCCATATTTGCCCCAAATCGAATGGTTTTGGAAAAGGCAAATTGATATAGATCGTCGGTGGATCTAAAAGTTCCATCCGGAATACCAGGTAATTGATCATTCATATTATTGATGCGTTCATCTACATTGGTGCCCAGAAGGTACTTTTCATCGAAATAGGGAATATCGCTAACTGTTAGGCGAGTTACATTAAAAGCTATAGATACATCATTGGGAAGTGGTTGAACATAGCTAAGAAAATCGTAGCTTGCCAAATCTCCATAGAGAAAAGCATGCATTGCCGAAACTTCAGACTCGCGGATTTGCGATAGACCACCACTGTTCCAATAAATAGCCGATCCATCATCAGCTAAGGCAGAGAAAGCTCCACCCATGCCTAAGGCTCGAACTCCAGCTCCAATCATCATAAAATCTCCTGCATATCTGCCGGCAAATGCAGGAACACTTAGTAATGGTAACAGGAGGCAAAGAATAAGTAGTTTTTTCATTATTCCTCTCCCTATTTCAAAATAGCCATTTTCATGGTTTTTTCGATTTTCTTACCGCCTTTTTTTGCTACAATACGGTAAAAATATGTTCCGTTTGCCAATGGATAGCCTTGTTCGTCTTTACAATCCCAAGCATAAACCGTACGGGGGTATTCATGATATCCAACCACGGTTGGCAGATTTGAGAAAGTCTTGACCAACCTTCCGCTAATAGTATATATTTTAATGTAAACCTCATCGGCTGAATCGGTTAAAACATAAGTAAATCTGGTGCGTCCATCATTTTTCGGATCCTGCGCCTGCCCTAAGATGGGGTTAGGGTAGTTGGCAATATTCTTTATATCGAAACTATCGTTTACAATAAACTGCACTTCACGAGTCATAAAATTACCGTTCAGATCTCTGCAATCTATCTTGAGTTCGTGATTCCCTTTTTGGAGGTTGAGTTGATACTTTATGGGAACTCGATTGATGTTTTCTTTATTGATGCTTATCACATAATCCTCTTCCGGAACTATCATACCATTTAAGAACAAACGGATTGAATCATCTATAATGTCAATACCATTGGCATCACTTAGTAATAAAGATATTACTCCGTCTCCGGCTACGTATCCACCCACAGTAAACTCTTGCTCTTGAACATTCACATCTACTGAAGGTCTGGTTTTATCTTCGTTACGGAAAAGGGCATAGATTCCTGTTCGCGCCACCTCAAAACTGACGGTGTTGTTTGCTGGGGATACGTGCCCACCCAACAATATCCACTTTTGAAACTCATCATTGTAACGATATATTTTATAACTGTTATCAGATTCATAAGCTTGTGTAGCTGGATCTGTATCGTGATATTTATAAGTCAGCTCCAACCTTTTCCCGCTGGTAAAAAATCCCAAAGAATCTACTAGCGTACTGTTTAACAATGATATGTCATAAGGAATCGAATATAGCTGCAAGGTGTCTCCTGCTGCATGGTTTTGCATTAAGATGGGGATGACATCGGGTTGATTTACGGGGCTAATCTCGGCTAAACTGTTTAGAGACATGCCTACTACACCTGTGGGAATAAGTCCAGCTGGTACCACACAAGAGACATTCTCATCCAAACTTATTAGTGTAGAGCCATTGCTATCCACACTAAAATAATTCATTGGCACTTCGATTGAAATATAGTTATTGGTATTTACATAGAAATGCCACTCTTGGAATGTCCCAGTAGTATTTACACGCACTTCAAAACTGCGATTACCATTTTCCACATCTGCCAAATCGATTACATCCCATCGCACTTCATCTACCTCAAGTGGAGCAAAATCTTGTGTAGAAACATAGGTATATGTGTTACCTGTTTTAACATAAAGACGCATATCTGTTGTTATCGAGGGAGCATTACCCACATTAGTAGATTTTACTCTCAAAATTGGATTACCATTATTGGGGTCAAATTCAATATCTCTAAGAAACAAATCTGGACCCGCCATCTGGAATGTATACTCTGGAGATTCATAGGTAACGCTATCTGTATCTGTAAAGTAGTATTTGTATGACAACTCTCTGGATGTAGGAAATTTACGCAGTTTTCTGGTGGTAACCCACACTGTGTTATCGTCATCAGACATGGCCATGGGAATATCTTCCCAAACGATGCTCCAACCGTTAGTAATGCTATGGGAGCTGTCGGTTTGAACAGACACATACATATTAATAATGTCTTTGGGGCTAAACACCTGGGCTTTGAATCCTGTGGAATCTGTATATACTGGCTGGGCTGGAATAAATGCACTGTGTTGAATTGTAGGACGTCCAACTCCATAGGTGCTGGTGCCAACATATTCCTTATCTTGCGAGTATCCAGCCACCATAATTTTATTCATATAGTTCGAGCTGTTGGTAGGAACATTATAATTTGCGCTGTATTCACCATTTACTACATCAATATCATAAGGAATGTTTTGGATAATCTCGTCGTTATTCATTATATATAGTCGCGCACGCTGAACAGAAGCTGGAAATTGGGCTTCAACTGTCAATACATCGCCTGGTTCTGGATTATGGTTTTGGGCACTTACAGAACTTTGTACGATTGGCTTATTAAGTCTAATCAAAGGATCCCCGAGATATGCAGATCCCTGCGTAAGGGCATAACGAGCAGCAGCACTTGAGGTTGTAGTAAAAAATCTGGCCAAAGCAAACACATAGGCTTCCCCTAAGGTGGAATAATCGTGTTGAAACGCTGCCTCACTAAACGCCAAACCCCATCCTTCATCTTGAGTCAGATATCCTAATCCGACAAAACCGAGAGTGGCAATGGCACCTTTATTTGGCTGCATAACCAGTGCCTCAGAAATTGATGCAGCACCATTGGTGTCAAAAGCGGAAGCATAACATGCCAAAGATAGAACTACAGGATAGATCTGATTATTCAAGGTTGCCACATCATTAAAATTGAACAAGTTGTAATCTGCCCAAACACGTCCACCTCCATGCCCCATGAATTGCACAAACTGCGTACCAGAATTGATGGCATCTTTCAAATTGAAGGTGCCGCCAAAATATGAACTGTTTACAGTTTGAGTATTCGTGTAGACCCTTGTAACTCTATATGTGGAAGGAATGCTTTTTCGGCGGATACGTTCAGATTGCTGTGCAAAGATGTCATTACCATCGCTTATCTTCCCTCCGGCTGTGAGTGTTATATGGTTATTCCACAGGCGATTTGTGCTTAAATTTGTGCGATATGATAAAGCTTTATTGGCAAAATCAAATATCTGCTCTTCGGTCCACACATTGATACGCGCAAGACTAATATCTGGAACCGTGTCATTACCTAACAAACATGCATACCAGTTATCGCTGGCTGTTGCACCGTGCTTGTATGTCCAGATTTTCTTAACCGGAATCAGGTTGTATTTACGACTGGGGCTATTATCTCTGGCATCGGTCACTCCCTCACCAATAAACATCACATGGCTTAACTGGGGTTCTGACCAATACTCGTATGCATGAGACAGAAAGGCTTTTATTGCTTCCGCAGAGACTATTCCATCATTGAATTCATCGTATATGTCCTGGATATCAACAATCTCTATATCGTGCCCTTCCCCTTCCCAAATCTCAGTTAACATCAGAGTACCTTCAGATTCTAGGAATTGATATGGAGTAATTACTATCACATTAGCAGAATTATTGGGGTTCTTCAAATCTGATGGCACATTCAAGCGCATGGCTTTCGGCTGCTTCTTGGAATTTTCCTCTACGGCATAATATCTGACGGCGTTCGAAGAAACGCTATCCTGCAAGCTAATCGTCCAAGGAGCTGTACCATCTACAGTAAACGGTTCGATCTGCAAGCTATTAAAAACACTGGAACCAATTTTGTAAACGGACACATTGGGCGAAGAAAAGCCCTCAATATTGAACTGGAAAAGACCATTAGGCCTATTTGAAGGTTTGGTAAACTTAATATAATCTCTATCTGTTCTATAATAACGCCAGTATTTGATCTTGATATAATCTAATAAAACCTGTTCCCTAGAACCCATTTCCGTATTTCCAGAAAGGCTAATGTAAACATTATTTGTGCCATGCAGCATAAAAGAATTAGCTATTGGTTCCCGATTATAGAATATCTGTTCTGTCTGCCCTTTCCAGAAATGATTGTTTACCATGGCTGAGTTAAGCCTTACTGTTGCTTCATGATCGTACTGTTCTTCCGTAAGACCTTCTTTGTAGGTTAAGCCATGCAACGCTATTTCCGCACTGGCTGTTCGGATTGCGCTATCTATGGGGTATTCCAGATCGACAGGTACTATTTCCAAGTTTGGTGAGTTTATTCTCTTCCAAAACCATACATCTTCACGGTAGAAATCTGGATTCCCCGCAGACCATCCTCTACCCAGTTTATCGCTAACCAATTGTTGCTCGAAATGCACTGTTTCCTCAAATGCATCTGCAAGCATGTAGTGCAAAGGATCACTATTTATCAATCCCCCATTTTCTACCATCATCCGCGCACCGTATTGGTTCACCAAGCGTAGAGTATAAACATTTTCTGCTGTATAATCATCATAGTAACGTTCATCACCATAGTGTCTATCACCAAAAAACTCGAAA is drawn from Candidatus Cloacimonadota bacterium and contains these coding sequences:
- a CDS encoding GumC family protein, with amino-acid sequence MENNIQNQPIQDEIKLSDYLRIVLQYRYLIVMIFVFVMAGTIFYTARQPKIYSATSRILLEDQNSNAGFLMMATPGIGRNSINNQIELIKSKPTLSLAWEIMKKYPDWDLFPIASLANPPGGLANVSVESKRDTDLLTISIESTSPIEAQAAVNAVAEAIQQQNTQFARLEFTTIREFLETQLDAISRRLQASENDLREFKNLNRLTELSTETVKLIEQSSELEAELESALTEMAVKAKSLDLLSKQLRDQDSLMVDVDNIIQTPYLVELRKQVVETQALITKLITKNEYPLDHPQIILLNRELENTRENLDREVKKLISVTVPSDPLSTRSDLVSRIIQASIDLELARTRVNGLEQTKEMYEQRIISLPNTELELARLSRNMMLDSKIHGIMMEKYEDAKIAEQAKVGNIRIIDYANRPTIPIKPRVSMNILVGIILGLGLGVGFAFIVHSMDTKLRTLEDMEGFVRLPIVGTIP
- a CDS encoding SLBB domain-containing protein, with the translated sequence MKKILFAILLICISLTLFSQTTMTFTPSSNISAYTFDGIRSGVEKLKMNTYILGQVAKPGLYVVPDDTDFLTLLALAGGPREDAKLSKIRIVRPSEEGEKVIWVNFKEYLESGDTSLIPEMKPGDTIVVSGTIFYAFSRVADFLSKAAIALSVYNLVSGL
- a CDS encoding C25 family cysteine peptidase, which produces MKKIFIWILMAIPFMMAANPISILSESTDALSISFQLPEYTINEVMLDGVTYNRLQVDGGMPTSDEAFPELWMFGIPIAIPIDGGATAQVLSSQQNSINNILLHPVPTMEVSEGDISYQTSRDYVAYTKTELYPANVIEISEPAFVGDRRFVTLKIYPFQYKAASKELVVHHNLEININLMGTKAPSKEWQLGNSPVDTAADSFFINNASSKIWRRERKQNYRHESPKGSLNEISEIQLIVDSEGIYKVGYSELKSFITEMTDSLQMPMGWDIDDIDPRFLELRDEYGQIPIHFIGEEDGSFDSGDYFEFFGDRHYGDERYYDDYTAENVYTLRLVNQYGARMMVENGGLINSDPLHYMLADAFEETVHFEQQLVSDKLGRGWSAGNPDFYREDVWFWKRINSPNLEIVPVDLEYPIDSAIRTASAEIALHGLTYKEGLTEEQYDHEATVRLNSAMVNNHFWKGQTEQIFYNREPIANSFMLHGTNNVYISLSGNTEMGSREQVLLDYIKIKYWRYYRTDRDYIKFTKPSNRPNGLFQFNIEGFSSPNVSVYKIGSSVFNSLQIEPFTVDGTAPWTISLQDSVSSNAVRYYAVEENSKKQPKAMRLNVPSDLKNPNNSANVIVITPYQFLESEGTLMLTEIWEGEGHDIEIVDIQDIYDEFNDGIVSAEAIKAFLSHAYEYWSEPQLSHVMFIGEGVTDARDNSPSRKYNLIPVKKIWTYKHGATASDNWYACLLGNDTVPDISLARINVWTEEQIFDFANKALSYRTNLSTNRLWNNHITLTAGGKISDGNDIFAQQSERIRRKSIPSTYRVTRVYTNTQTVNSSYFGGTFNLKDAINSGTQFVQFMGHGGGRVWADYNLFNFNDVATLNNQIYPVVLSLACYASAFDTNGAASISEALVMQPNKGAIATLGFVGLGYLTQDEGWGLAFSEAAFQHDYSTLGEAYVFALARFFTTTSSAAARYALTQGSAYLGDPLIRLNKPIVQSSVSAQNHNPEPGDVLTVEAQFPASVQRARLYIMNNDEIIQNIPYDIDVVNGEYSANYNVPTNSSNYMNKIMVAGYSQDKEYVGTSTYGVGRPTIQHSAFIPAQPVYTDSTGFKAQVFSPKDIINMYVSVQTDSSHSITNGWSIVWEDIPMAMSDDDNTVWVTTRKLRKFPTSRELSYKYYFTDTDSVTYESPEYTFQMAGPDLFLRDIEFDPNNGNPILRVKSTNVGNAPSITTDMRLYVKTGNTYTYVSTQDFAPLEVDEVRWDVIDLADVENGNRSFEVRVNTTGTFQEWHFYVNTNNYISIEVPMNYFSVDSNGSTLISLDENVSCVVPAGLIPTGVVGMSLNSLAEISPVNQPDVIPILMQNHAAGDTLQLYSIPYDISLLNSTLVDSLGFFTSGKRLELTYKYHDTDPATQAYESDNSYKIYRYNDEFQKWILLGGHVSPANNTVSFEVARTGIYALFRNEDKTRPSVDVNVQEQEFTVGGYVAGDGVISLLLSDANGIDIIDDSIRLFLNGMIVPEEDYVISINKENINRVPIKYQLNLQKGNHELKIDCRDLNGNFMTREVQFIVNDSFDIKNIANYPNPILGQAQDPKNDGRTRFTYVLTDSADEVYIKIYTISGRLVKTFSNLPTVVGYHEYPRTVYAWDCKDEQGYPLANGTYFYRIVAKKGGKKIEKTMKMAILK